A region from the Plutella xylostella chromosome 6, ilPluXylo3.1, whole genome shotgun sequence genome encodes:
- the LOC105383857 gene encoding microtubule-associated protein tau isoform X1 has product MYVQYDFDKTVYSCYYQLIRQFLRLYGPVEGRPPSGSAAPPSQPPPRPPLARADSRSSFYPPAPRPAAPGAPQQRPQFQPGGPVTNPPQFAPRPGTPAPRGPAPPGPPQNQGPRLPVPPRPATQQPFAPQQAPRPQQPLTGAPLRAPPPNNLQFGPRQPPQFGGGVTPDGTRPLLPQQSNGVIRNGAPSTAAPYTQQALSRQSSQGSIKGAETLNAAPNKQSNLDTQSVSNENQNSNKMETYDVPGAPKSRSYSVAAPLGAPSPLKVEDDRRKSISVVGGRVDDMISRSPGLGFIQESKVESQDNIRGSKESVKGQEVSDRPESRISTKMTDSFIESLPTATNRKRADDDDDVVLQNISTASKNMSLGKPVEQSQNKVDMSDRSPSLSRSEDSPELKQPAQNVFKTAPNQNGPPEPQRPKTPSSQAKTESKSNIDTTPIKYPPKSPVMDSKPPISMLKKPTELNTNSSDSKKSTPRKTASAPKYRTKDGDNDSGVDESTQGNDLNGSPNSPNKKTPSRIPKEKSNGSLKPSLSRSSSKSAAAKTPESPVPGEKKKVPMNKIQVGNAPSPNIKAVKSKIGSLDNATYKPGGGKVKIENRKLDFNNVTPKIAAKNDTYAPSGGAKKITTTKLEWNASSKIGSLQNATYKPGGGDKKIETKKLDFKEKAKPKVSSTVNITHKPGGGDVKSTIQAVKSGTKTDNYYMSINEWTEQQRPLTRTRSARAPRTPRSARSPRRDYTEEEERRISRNNERNRRASMARPMSAREPTRSACSRGGPLSQRPAFTVY; this is encoded by the exons ATGTATGTGCAATATGACTTCGATAAAACTGTGTATTCTTGCTATTATCAATTGATACGGCAATTTTTGCGGttgtac GGCCCGGTGGAAGGTCGACCGCCGAGTGGCAGCGCAGCCCCGCCGAGtcagccgccgccgcgcccgccgctcGCGCGCGCCGACTCGCGCTCCTCGTTCTACCCGccggccccgcgccccgccgcgcccggcgCCCCGCAGCAGCGCCCGCAGTTCCAGCCCGGCGGCCCCGTCACCAACCCGCCGCAGTTCGCACCTCGCCCCGgcacccccgcgccccgcggccCCGCCCCGCCCGGCCCGCCGCAGAACCAGGGACCTCGCCTGCCGGTTCCGCCGCGACCTGCCACCCAGCAGCCCTTCGCGCCGCAGCAAGCCCCGCGGCCGCAGCAACCTCTCACCGGAGCACCCCTGAGAGCTCCTCCACCGAACAACCTTCAGTTCGGTCCGAGGCAGCCACCGCAATTCGGGGGAGGGGTCACCCCTGACGGAACTAGACCGTTGCTTCCTCAACAGTCTAACGGAGTCATTCGAAACGGTGCACCGTCTACAGCAGCCCCGTATACGCAACAGGCCTTGTCTAGACAATCATCTCAGGGCTCTATCAAGGGCGCTGAGACTTTAAACGCAGCGCCAAATAAACAAAGCAATCTGGATACTCAAAGCGTAAGCAatgaaaatcaaaattctaACAAAATGGAGACATATGATGTTCCAGGAGCCCCAAAAAGTAGAAGCTACAGCGTTGCAGCTCCTCTTGGAGCACCAAGTCCATTAAAAGTGGAAGATGACCGCCGCAAGTCTATCAGCGTTGTTGGAGGAAGGGTGGACGATATGATTAGCCGAAGCCCCGGTCTTGGCTTTATTCAGGAGAGCAAAGTTGAAAGTCAGGACAACATTCGTGGTTCTAAAGAAAGCGTAAAAGGACAAGAAGTTTCTGACCGGCCGGAATCGAGAATTTCAACTAAAATGACAGATTCCTTTATAGAATCCCTACCAACAGCCACAAATAGAAAACGggccgatgatgatgacgacgtGGTTCTACAGAATATATCAACGGCATCGAAAAATATGAGCCTTGGTAAACCTGTTGAACAAAGTCAAAACAAAGTGGATATGTCAGACCGCTCACCATCTCTGTCTCGCAGCGAGGACTCGCCAGAGCTGAAGCAGCCCGCTCAAAATGTTTTCAAAACGGCACCAAATCAGAATGGACCACCAGAGCCACAGCGTCCTAAGACACCAAGCTCTCAAGCAAAAACAGAGTCGAAATCGAACATTGATACAACTCCAATTAAATATCCTCCGAAATCTCCTGTGATGGACTCTAAACCACCTATTTCAATGCTGAAGAAACCTACTGAATTGAATACAAATTCTAGCGATTCCAAGAAGTCTACACCGAGAAAGACTGCATCTGCTCCAAAATACAGAACTAAAG ATGGTGATAATGACAGTGGCGTCGACGAATCTACTCAAGgaaat GATCTCAACGGTTCGCCCAACTCCCCGAACAAGAAGACCCCGAGCAGGATTCCAAAGGAGAAGTCCAATGGAAGTTTGAAGCCGAGCCTCTCCCGCTCTTCCAGCAAGAGTGCCGCTGCCAAAACACCAGAAAGCCCCGTTCCCGGTGAAAAGAAAA aAGTTCCAATGAATAAAATCCAAGTTGGTAACGCTCCTTCTCCAAATATCAAGGCTGTGAAATCAAAGATTGGGTCTCTGGACAACGCCACTTACAAACCAGGTGGTGGGAAGGTCAAAATTGAAAACAGAAAATTGGATTTCAATAATGTTACACCAAAGATTGCCGCCAAAAACGACACATACGCTCCCAGTGGTGGGGCCAAAAAG ATCACAACAACCAAATTGGAATGGAATGCAAGTTCAAAGATTGGTTCCCTTCAAAACGCGACGTACAAACCAGGTGGAGGAGACAAGAAGATTGAAACTAAGAAGTTAGATTTTAAAGAGAAAGCTAAACCAAAAGTCTCTTCAACCGTGAATATCACCCACAAACCAGGAGGGGGTGATGTTAag TCAACAATTCAGGCTGTTAAAAGCGGTACAAAAACA GACAACTACTACATGTCCATAAACGAGTGGACAGAACAACAGCGGCCGTTGACCCGCACGCGGTcggcccgcgccccgcgcacCCCGCGCTCCGCCCGCTCGCCCCGCAGAGACTACACGGAGGAAGAGGAGCGACGCATCAGCAGGAACAACGAGAGGAACAGACGAGCATCGATGGCTCGACCAATGAGCGCGCGCGAGCCGACCAGGTCTGCatgcagccgaggcggcccgCTCAGCCAACGCCCGGCTTTCACCGTCTACTGA
- the LOC105383857 gene encoding microtubule-associated protein tau isoform X3 encodes MYVQYDFDKTVYSCYYQLIRQFLRLYGPVEGRPPSGSAAPPSQPPPRPPLARADSRSSFYPPAPRPAAPGAPQQRPQFQPGGPVTNPPQFAPRPGTPAPRGPAPPGPPQNQGPRLPVPPRPATQQPFAPQQAPRPQQPLTGAPLRAPPPNNLQFGPRQPPQFGGGVTPDGTRPLLPQQSNGVIRNGAPSTAAPYTQQALSRQSSQGSIKGAETLNAAPNKQSNLDTQSVSNENQNSNKMETYDVPGAPKSRSYSVAAPLGAPSPLKVEDDRRKSISVVGGRVDDMISRSPGLGFIQESKVESQDNIRGSKESVKGQEVSDRPESRISTKMTDSFIESLPTATNRKRADDDDDVVLQNISTASKNMSLGKPVEQSQNKVDMSDRSPSLSRSEDSPELKQPAQNVFKTAPNQNGPPEPQRPKTPSSQAKTESKSNIDTTPIKYPPKSPVMDSKPPISMLKKPTELNTNSSDSKKSTPRKTASAPKYRTKDGDNDSGVDESTQGNDLNGSPNSPNKKTPSRIPKEKSNGSLKPSLSRSSSKSAAAKTPESPVPGEKKKVPMNKIQVGNAPSPNIKAVKSKIGSLDNATYKPGGGKVKIENRKLDFNNVTPKIAAKNDTYAPSGGAKKITTTKLEWNASSKIGSLQNATYKPGGGDKKIETKKLDFKEKAKPKVSSTVNITHKPGGGDVKDNYYMSINEWTEQQRPLTRTRSARAPRTPRSARSPRRDYTEEEERRISRNNERNRRASMARPMSAREPTRSACSRGGPLSQRPAFTVY; translated from the exons ATGTATGTGCAATATGACTTCGATAAAACTGTGTATTCTTGCTATTATCAATTGATACGGCAATTTTTGCGGttgtac GGCCCGGTGGAAGGTCGACCGCCGAGTGGCAGCGCAGCCCCGCCGAGtcagccgccgccgcgcccgccgctcGCGCGCGCCGACTCGCGCTCCTCGTTCTACCCGccggccccgcgccccgccgcgcccggcgCCCCGCAGCAGCGCCCGCAGTTCCAGCCCGGCGGCCCCGTCACCAACCCGCCGCAGTTCGCACCTCGCCCCGgcacccccgcgccccgcggccCCGCCCCGCCCGGCCCGCCGCAGAACCAGGGACCTCGCCTGCCGGTTCCGCCGCGACCTGCCACCCAGCAGCCCTTCGCGCCGCAGCAAGCCCCGCGGCCGCAGCAACCTCTCACCGGAGCACCCCTGAGAGCTCCTCCACCGAACAACCTTCAGTTCGGTCCGAGGCAGCCACCGCAATTCGGGGGAGGGGTCACCCCTGACGGAACTAGACCGTTGCTTCCTCAACAGTCTAACGGAGTCATTCGAAACGGTGCACCGTCTACAGCAGCCCCGTATACGCAACAGGCCTTGTCTAGACAATCATCTCAGGGCTCTATCAAGGGCGCTGAGACTTTAAACGCAGCGCCAAATAAACAAAGCAATCTGGATACTCAAAGCGTAAGCAatgaaaatcaaaattctaACAAAATGGAGACATATGATGTTCCAGGAGCCCCAAAAAGTAGAAGCTACAGCGTTGCAGCTCCTCTTGGAGCACCAAGTCCATTAAAAGTGGAAGATGACCGCCGCAAGTCTATCAGCGTTGTTGGAGGAAGGGTGGACGATATGATTAGCCGAAGCCCCGGTCTTGGCTTTATTCAGGAGAGCAAAGTTGAAAGTCAGGACAACATTCGTGGTTCTAAAGAAAGCGTAAAAGGACAAGAAGTTTCTGACCGGCCGGAATCGAGAATTTCAACTAAAATGACAGATTCCTTTATAGAATCCCTACCAACAGCCACAAATAGAAAACGggccgatgatgatgacgacgtGGTTCTACAGAATATATCAACGGCATCGAAAAATATGAGCCTTGGTAAACCTGTTGAACAAAGTCAAAACAAAGTGGATATGTCAGACCGCTCACCATCTCTGTCTCGCAGCGAGGACTCGCCAGAGCTGAAGCAGCCCGCTCAAAATGTTTTCAAAACGGCACCAAATCAGAATGGACCACCAGAGCCACAGCGTCCTAAGACACCAAGCTCTCAAGCAAAAACAGAGTCGAAATCGAACATTGATACAACTCCAATTAAATATCCTCCGAAATCTCCTGTGATGGACTCTAAACCACCTATTTCAATGCTGAAGAAACCTACTGAATTGAATACAAATTCTAGCGATTCCAAGAAGTCTACACCGAGAAAGACTGCATCTGCTCCAAAATACAGAACTAAAG ATGGTGATAATGACAGTGGCGTCGACGAATCTACTCAAGgaaat GATCTCAACGGTTCGCCCAACTCCCCGAACAAGAAGACCCCGAGCAGGATTCCAAAGGAGAAGTCCAATGGAAGTTTGAAGCCGAGCCTCTCCCGCTCTTCCAGCAAGAGTGCCGCTGCCAAAACACCAGAAAGCCCCGTTCCCGGTGAAAAGAAAA aAGTTCCAATGAATAAAATCCAAGTTGGTAACGCTCCTTCTCCAAATATCAAGGCTGTGAAATCAAAGATTGGGTCTCTGGACAACGCCACTTACAAACCAGGTGGTGGGAAGGTCAAAATTGAAAACAGAAAATTGGATTTCAATAATGTTACACCAAAGATTGCCGCCAAAAACGACACATACGCTCCCAGTGGTGGGGCCAAAAAG ATCACAACAACCAAATTGGAATGGAATGCAAGTTCAAAGATTGGTTCCCTTCAAAACGCGACGTACAAACCAGGTGGAGGAGACAAGAAGATTGAAACTAAGAAGTTAGATTTTAAAGAGAAAGCTAAACCAAAAGTCTCTTCAACCGTGAATATCACCCACAAACCAGGAGGGGGTGATGTTAag GACAACTACTACATGTCCATAAACGAGTGGACAGAACAACAGCGGCCGTTGACCCGCACGCGGTcggcccgcgccccgcgcacCCCGCGCTCCGCCCGCTCGCCCCGCAGAGACTACACGGAGGAAGAGGAGCGACGCATCAGCAGGAACAACGAGAGGAACAGACGAGCATCGATGGCTCGACCAATGAGCGCGCGCGAGCCGACCAGGTCTGCatgcagccgaggcggcccgCTCAGCCAACGCCCGGCTTTCACCGTCTACTGA
- the LOC105383857 gene encoding microtubule-associated protein tau isoform X4, producing MDANSGSRGPVEGRPPSGSAAPPSQPPPRPPLARADSRSSFYPPAPRPAAPGAPQQRPQFQPGGPVTNPPQFAPRPGTPAPRGPAPPGPPQNQGPRLPVPPRPATQQPFAPQQAPRPQQPLTGAPLRAPPPNNLQFGPRQPPQFGGGVTPDGTRPLLPQQSNGVIRNGAPSTAAPYTQQALSRQSSQGSIKGAETLNAAPNKQSNLDTQSVSNENQNSNKMETYDVPGAPKSRSYSVAAPLGAPSPLKVEDDRRKSISVVGGRVDDMISRSPGLGFIQESKVESQDNIRGSKESVKGQEVSDRPESRISTKMTDSFIESLPTATNRKRADDDDDVVLQNISTASKNMSLGKPVEQSQNKVDMSDRSPSLSRSEDSPELKQPAQNVFKTAPNQNGPPEPQRPKTPSSQAKTESKSNIDTTPIKYPPKSPVMDSKPPISMLKKPTELNTNSSDSKKSTPRKTASAPKYRTKDGDNDSGVDESTQGNDLNGSPNSPNKKTPSRIPKEKSNGSLKPSLSRSSSKSAAAKTPESPVPGEKKKVPMNKIQVGNAPSPNIKAVKSKIGSLDNATYKPGGGKVKIENRKLDFNNVTPKIAAKNDTYAPSGGAKKITTTKLEWNASSKIGSLQNATYKPGGGDKKIETKKLDFKEKAKPKVSSTVNITHKPGGGDVKSTIQAVKSGTKTDNYYMSINEWTEQQRPLTRTRSARAPRTPRSARSPRRDYTEEEERRISRNNERNRRASMARPMSAREPTRSACSRGGPLSQRPAFTVY from the exons ATGGATGCTAACAgcggcagtcgg GGCCCGGTGGAAGGTCGACCGCCGAGTGGCAGCGCAGCCCCGCCGAGtcagccgccgccgcgcccgccgctcGCGCGCGCCGACTCGCGCTCCTCGTTCTACCCGccggccccgcgccccgccgcgcccggcgCCCCGCAGCAGCGCCCGCAGTTCCAGCCCGGCGGCCCCGTCACCAACCCGCCGCAGTTCGCACCTCGCCCCGgcacccccgcgccccgcggccCCGCCCCGCCCGGCCCGCCGCAGAACCAGGGACCTCGCCTGCCGGTTCCGCCGCGACCTGCCACCCAGCAGCCCTTCGCGCCGCAGCAAGCCCCGCGGCCGCAGCAACCTCTCACCGGAGCACCCCTGAGAGCTCCTCCACCGAACAACCTTCAGTTCGGTCCGAGGCAGCCACCGCAATTCGGGGGAGGGGTCACCCCTGACGGAACTAGACCGTTGCTTCCTCAACAGTCTAACGGAGTCATTCGAAACGGTGCACCGTCTACAGCAGCCCCGTATACGCAACAGGCCTTGTCTAGACAATCATCTCAGGGCTCTATCAAGGGCGCTGAGACTTTAAACGCAGCGCCAAATAAACAAAGCAATCTGGATACTCAAAGCGTAAGCAatgaaaatcaaaattctaACAAAATGGAGACATATGATGTTCCAGGAGCCCCAAAAAGTAGAAGCTACAGCGTTGCAGCTCCTCTTGGAGCACCAAGTCCATTAAAAGTGGAAGATGACCGCCGCAAGTCTATCAGCGTTGTTGGAGGAAGGGTGGACGATATGATTAGCCGAAGCCCCGGTCTTGGCTTTATTCAGGAGAGCAAAGTTGAAAGTCAGGACAACATTCGTGGTTCTAAAGAAAGCGTAAAAGGACAAGAAGTTTCTGACCGGCCGGAATCGAGAATTTCAACTAAAATGACAGATTCCTTTATAGAATCCCTACCAACAGCCACAAATAGAAAACGggccgatgatgatgacgacgtGGTTCTACAGAATATATCAACGGCATCGAAAAATATGAGCCTTGGTAAACCTGTTGAACAAAGTCAAAACAAAGTGGATATGTCAGACCGCTCACCATCTCTGTCTCGCAGCGAGGACTCGCCAGAGCTGAAGCAGCCCGCTCAAAATGTTTTCAAAACGGCACCAAATCAGAATGGACCACCAGAGCCACAGCGTCCTAAGACACCAAGCTCTCAAGCAAAAACAGAGTCGAAATCGAACATTGATACAACTCCAATTAAATATCCTCCGAAATCTCCTGTGATGGACTCTAAACCACCTATTTCAATGCTGAAGAAACCTACTGAATTGAATACAAATTCTAGCGATTCCAAGAAGTCTACACCGAGAAAGACTGCATCTGCTCCAAAATACAGAACTAAAG ATGGTGATAATGACAGTGGCGTCGACGAATCTACTCAAGgaaat GATCTCAACGGTTCGCCCAACTCCCCGAACAAGAAGACCCCGAGCAGGATTCCAAAGGAGAAGTCCAATGGAAGTTTGAAGCCGAGCCTCTCCCGCTCTTCCAGCAAGAGTGCCGCTGCCAAAACACCAGAAAGCCCCGTTCCCGGTGAAAAGAAAA aAGTTCCAATGAATAAAATCCAAGTTGGTAACGCTCCTTCTCCAAATATCAAGGCTGTGAAATCAAAGATTGGGTCTCTGGACAACGCCACTTACAAACCAGGTGGTGGGAAGGTCAAAATTGAAAACAGAAAATTGGATTTCAATAATGTTACACCAAAGATTGCCGCCAAAAACGACACATACGCTCCCAGTGGTGGGGCCAAAAAG ATCACAACAACCAAATTGGAATGGAATGCAAGTTCAAAGATTGGTTCCCTTCAAAACGCGACGTACAAACCAGGTGGAGGAGACAAGAAGATTGAAACTAAGAAGTTAGATTTTAAAGAGAAAGCTAAACCAAAAGTCTCTTCAACCGTGAATATCACCCACAAACCAGGAGGGGGTGATGTTAag TCAACAATTCAGGCTGTTAAAAGCGGTACAAAAACA GACAACTACTACATGTCCATAAACGAGTGGACAGAACAACAGCGGCCGTTGACCCGCACGCGGTcggcccgcgccccgcgcacCCCGCGCTCCGCCCGCTCGCCCCGCAGAGACTACACGGAGGAAGAGGAGCGACGCATCAGCAGGAACAACGAGAGGAACAGACGAGCATCGATGGCTCGACCAATGAGCGCGCGCGAGCCGACCAGGTCTGCatgcagccgaggcggcccgCTCAGCCAACGCCCGGCTTTCACCGTCTACTGA